The following are encoded together in the Odocoileus virginianus isolate 20LAN1187 ecotype Illinois chromosome 28, Ovbor_1.2, whole genome shotgun sequence genome:
- the VSTM5 gene encoding V-set and transmembrane domain-containing protein 5 isoform X1, with protein MRPPPGGRTRRRGLSLGVLALCVAAARCLQSQGVSLYIPQPAINATVEEDILLSVDYSCDGVPTIEWKYTSSWGVQKIVEWKPGTQANISQSHKDRVCTFDNGSIQLFSVGVRDSGSYIITVTERLGSSQFGTIVLHVSEILYEDLHFVAVFLAFLVAVAALLISLMWVCNKCAYKFQRKRRHKLKESTTEEIELQDIEC; from the exons ATGAGGCCGCCGCCGGGCGGGAGGACGCGGAGACGCGGCCTCTCGCTGGGAGTCCTCGCCCTCTGCGTGGCCGCCGCCCGCTGTCTGCAGA GTCAGGGCGTATCTCTGTACATTCCCCAGCCAGCCATCAATGCCACGGTGGAAGAGGACATCCTGCTCTCGGTGGACTACTCCTGCGACGGGGTCCCCACCATCGAATGGAAGTACACGTCCAGCTGGGGAGTGCAGAAGATCGTGGAGTGGAAGCCGGGGACTCAGGCCAACATCTCCCAGAGCCACAAGGACAGGGTGTGCACCTTCGACAATGGCTCCATCCAGCTCTTCAGCGTGGGCGTGCGGGACTCCGGCTCCTACATCATCACGGTGACCGAGCGCCTGGGGAGCAGCCAGTTTGGCACCATCGTGCTGCACGTCTCAG AGATCCTCTATGAAGACCTGCACTTTGTCGCCGTCTTCCTTGCTTTTCTCGTTGCTGTGGCCGCACTGCTGATCAGCCTCATGTGGGTTTGTAATAAGTGTGCCTATAAATTCCAAAGGAAGAGAAGACACAAGCTCAAAG AAAGCACAACGGAGGAGATTGAGCTGCAGGACATAGAGTGTTAG
- the VSTM5 gene encoding V-set and transmembrane domain-containing protein 5 isoform X2 translates to MQDEADFPASRVSGPPLALHPAGQGVSLYIPQPAINATVEEDILLSVDYSCDGVPTIEWKYTSSWGVQKIVEWKPGTQANISQSHKDRVCTFDNGSIQLFSVGVRDSGSYIITVTERLGSSQFGTIVLHVSEILYEDLHFVAVFLAFLVAVAALLISLMWVCNKCAYKFQRKRRHKLKESTTEEIELQDIEC, encoded by the exons ATGCAGGATGAAGCTGACTTCCCTGCGAGCCGTGTAAGTGGCCCACCTCTAGCGCTCCATCCTGCAGGTCAGGGCGTATCTCTGTACATTCCCCAGCCAGCCATCAATGCCACGGTGGAAGAGGACATCCTGCTCTCGGTGGACTACTCCTGCGACGGGGTCCCCACCATCGAATGGAAGTACACGTCCAGCTGGGGAGTGCAGAAGATCGTGGAGTGGAAGCCGGGGACTCAGGCCAACATCTCCCAGAGCCACAAGGACAGGGTGTGCACCTTCGACAATGGCTCCATCCAGCTCTTCAGCGTGGGCGTGCGGGACTCCGGCTCCTACATCATCACGGTGACCGAGCGCCTGGGGAGCAGCCAGTTTGGCACCATCGTGCTGCACGTCTCAG AGATCCTCTATGAAGACCTGCACTTTGTCGCCGTCTTCCTTGCTTTTCTCGTTGCTGTGGCCGCACTGCTGATCAGCCTCATGTGGGTTTGTAATAAGTGTGCCTATAAATTCCAAAGGAAGAGAAGACACAAGCTCAAAG AAAGCACAACGGAGGAGATTGAGCTGCAGGACATAGAGTGTTAG
- the VSTM5 gene encoding V-set and transmembrane domain-containing protein 5 isoform X3 yields the protein MDPSSQGVSLYIPQPAINATVEEDILLSVDYSCDGVPTIEWKYTSSWGVQKIVEWKPGTQANISQSHKDRVCTFDNGSIQLFSVGVRDSGSYIITVTERLGSSQFGTIVLHVSEILYEDLHFVAVFLAFLVAVAALLISLMWVCNKCAYKFQRKRRHKLKESTTEEIELQDIEC from the exons ATGGACCCTTCCA GTCAGGGCGTATCTCTGTACATTCCCCAGCCAGCCATCAATGCCACGGTGGAAGAGGACATCCTGCTCTCGGTGGACTACTCCTGCGACGGGGTCCCCACCATCGAATGGAAGTACACGTCCAGCTGGGGAGTGCAGAAGATCGTGGAGTGGAAGCCGGGGACTCAGGCCAACATCTCCCAGAGCCACAAGGACAGGGTGTGCACCTTCGACAATGGCTCCATCCAGCTCTTCAGCGTGGGCGTGCGGGACTCCGGCTCCTACATCATCACGGTGACCGAGCGCCTGGGGAGCAGCCAGTTTGGCACCATCGTGCTGCACGTCTCAG AGATCCTCTATGAAGACCTGCACTTTGTCGCCGTCTTCCTTGCTTTTCTCGTTGCTGTGGCCGCACTGCTGATCAGCCTCATGTGGGTTTGTAATAAGTGTGCCTATAAATTCCAAAGGAAGAGAAGACACAAGCTCAAAG AAAGCACAACGGAGGAGATTGAGCTGCAGGACATAGAGTGTTAG